The proteins below come from a single Eucalyptus grandis isolate ANBG69807.140 chromosome 3, ASM1654582v1, whole genome shotgun sequence genomic window:
- the LOC104437952 gene encoding uncharacterized protein LOC104437952 produces the protein MSAVKSRSSCSFPNLLLSCLNFVLFVLSAASFAPTILLRTPPTSLGLAFLVISAMSLASSFVGFYSHLARFCFVTHVSILLAALSGQALGVLALFTKEASSLSLLGSRRDPKEAKVLARLECGVLTAMLLMELVVLALTCAVHSCWVREYQGLGAERDAVEKKRSMRIARVQEESMANAAKIAEVKAKELDERMKSKYGQWVKTDFEG, from the coding sequence ATGTCCGCCGTCAAGTCGAGAAGCTCTTGCTCCTTCCCGAACCTCCTCCTCTCTTGCTTGAACTTCGTCCTCTTCGTCCTCTCCGCCGCGTCCTTCGCTCCCACAATCCTCCTCCGGACGCCCCCGacctcgctcggcctcgccttccTCGTGATCTCCGCCATGTCGCTCGCCTCCTCCTTCGTGGGCTTCTACTCCCACCTCGCCCGCTTCTGCTTCGTGACCCACGTCTCGATCCTCCTCGCCGCGCTGTCCGGGCAGGCGCTCGGGGTCCTGGCGCTGTTCACCAAGGAAGCGTCGAGCCTGTCGCTGCTGGGGTCGCGGCGGGACCCGAAGGAGGCCAAGGTCCTGGCGAGGCTGGAGTGCGGGGTCCTGACGGCCATGCTGCTGATGGAGCTGGTGGTGCTGGCGCTGACGTGCGCCGTGCACAGCTGCTGGGTGAGGGAGTACCAAGGGCTGGGCGCGGAGCGGGACGCGGTGGAGAAGAAGCGGAGCATGAGGATCGCGAGGGTGCAGGAGGAATCGATGGCGAACGCGGCGAAGATTGCCGAGGTCAAGGCCAAAGAGCTGGACGAGAGGATGAAGAGCAAGTACGGGCAGTGGGTGAAGACCGATTTCGAAGGCTGA